Proteins co-encoded in one Malus domestica chromosome 09, GDT2T_hap1 genomic window:
- the LOC103443004 gene encoding fasciclin-like arabinogalactan protein 21, with the protein MAPPCTRWHAAVYFSMAVILAFIAISMTLRSQPNNESSQSRPISRFVYLGASRTLRRAGFTVIATLLQLSPELFFSSATTTLFAIKDSAISNSSLPPRLLKNLLRYHTSPLRLSFEHLVNMAQGTCLPTLYQNKKIAVTKIDEKERSVEINHVLVSHPNLFLDGPISIHGVLGPFSALDPRDVSQGWDIIQSPACDANSNMVSDVPDAKNMVEWSRIIRLLSSNGFVSFAVGLNSVLDGILGDHKGLKSVTIFLPPSLELEAYPSPLLEKIVRFHILPQRYTTRELESMPARTLLRTLLHDQPLEFTGTLDFMKELVVNGVKIVAPDIFSSNRFTVHGISRAFELDHLPTPVR; encoded by the coding sequence ATGGCGCCTCCCTGCACTCGCTGGCACGCAGCAGTCTACTTCTCCATGGCTGTAATCTTGGCCTTCATCGCAATCTCCATGACTCTGCGGTCACAACCCAACAACGAGTCCTCCCAATCCAGACCCATCAGCCGCTTCGTCTACCTCGGCGCCTCAAGAACTCTGAGACGAGCTGGCTTCACCGTCATCGCCACCCTTCTCCAGCTCTCGCCGGAACTCTTCTTCTCCTCCGCAACCACCACCCTCTTTGCCATCAAAGACTCCGCCATCTCCAACTCCTCCCTCCCGCCACGCCTTCTCAAAAACCTCCTGCGGTACCACACTTCTCCTCTCAGGCTTTCCTTCGAACACCTTGTGAACATGGCTCAGGGTACTTGCTTGCCGACCCTGTATCAGAACAAGAAGATCGCAGTAACCAAAATTGATGAGAAGGAAAGATCGGTGGAAATCAATCACGTGTTGGTGTCGCACCCGAATCTGTTTCTTGACGGACCAATTTCGATTCACGGTGTTCTTGGCCCGTTCTCCGCTTTGGATCCGAGAGATGTTAGTCAGGGTTGGGATATTATCCAATCGCCTGCCTGTGATGCCAATTCCAATATGGTTTCTGATGTTCCTGATGCCAAGAACATGGTTGAATGGTCCCGGATCATCCGATTGCTGAGCTCGAATGGGTTCGTTTCTTTCGCTGTCGGGCTGAACTCTGTTCTTGATGGGATTCTTGGAGATCATAAGGGTTTGAAGTCtgtgacaatctttcttccGCCAAGCTTGGAGCTTGAAGCGTATCCTTCCCCTTTGCTCGAGAAGATTGTGAGGTTTCATATTCTGCCTCAGAGGTATACAACCAGAGAGCTCGAATCGATGCCTGCCAGAACACTGCTCAGGACCCTGCTTCATGATCAGCCTCTTGAGTTCACTGGGACTCTGGATTTCATGAAAGAATTGGTCGTTAATGGAGTGAAAATCGTGGCACCTGATATCTTTTCTTCAAATAGGTTTACTGTCCATGGGATCTCCCGAGCTTTTGAGCTGGATCATCTGCCTACTCCAGTGAGATAA
- the LOC103443003 gene encoding uncharacterized protein, with product MERHIEIFLKRLSYVAILIGTVTFVFLLLKTPDTCVAPGSPPKPHLRFPKSSCDASPRLILPLHKKNNRLWSTKTWENKVRSFSNFFRAFYQMDLLHNESKVLCASAGAGHEVMALTQLGVADVTGIELLESPPLVSRADPHNLPYFDNVFDLGFSAHFAEALFPNRFAAEMERTVRASGVCVVVVDECGDEEIREIVDLFSNSRFLGALNVTLTGLRMTRIIMKVKR from the coding sequence ATGGAGAGGCACATCGAGATATTCCTGAAGAGGCTCTCCTACGTCGCCATCCTCATCGGCACCGTCACCTTCGTCTTTCTCCTCCTCAAAACCCCCGACACCTGCGTCGCACCAGGTTCTCCCCCCAAGCCCCACCTCCGCTTCCCCAAATCCTCCTGCGACGCCTCGCCGCGCCTGATCCTCCCTCTCCACAAGAAGAACAACCGCCTCTGGTCCACCAAGACCTGGGAGAACAAGGTCCGCTCCTTCTCCAACTTCTTTCGCGCATTTTATCAAATGGATCTCCTGCACAACGAGTCCAAGGTCCTCTGCGCCTCTGCCGGCGCCGGCCACGAGGTCATGGCGCTGACCCAGTTGGGCGTCGCCGACGTCACCGGTATTGAGCTCCTCGAATCCCCTCCGCTGGTGAGCCGGGCCGATCCCCACAACTTGCCTTATTTCGATAATGTGTTTGATTTGGGTTTCAGTGCTCATTTTGCCGAGGCATTGTTTCCGAACCGGTTCGCGGCGGAGATGGAGAGGACGGTGAGGGCCAGTGGGGTGTGTGTGGTGGTTGTGGACGAATGTGGGGATGAGGAGATTAGGGAGATTGTGGATTTGTTTTCGAATTCGAGGTTTCTTGGTGCTCTTAATGTTACATTGACTGGATTGAGAATGACAAGGATTATTATGAAAGTTAAGCGCTGA
- the LOC103443002 gene encoding LOW QUALITY PROTEIN: thiohydroximate-O-sulfate sulfur/sulfate-lyase (nitrile-forming) NSP5 (The sequence of the model RefSeq protein was modified relative to this genomic sequence to represent the inferred CDS: inserted 2 bases in 2 codons; substituted 1 base at 1 genomic stop codon) has protein sequence MSLVQGKWIKLDQKGTGPGARSSHAITLVGQKAYVFEGEFTPRVPVDNKLHVFDVKEXTWYVIEGTRDVPPSCVGVTLVAVGEIIYVFGGRDYEHNELYSFDTSTHKWTLISSGDTGPPHRSYHSVTSDDHHVYIFGGCGVAGRXNDLWAYNVVDQKWIQYPNPGDNLMGRGGAGLLEVQGKIWVVYGFAGEEVDDVHILDPAHGEWAQVETNGKKPTARSVFSTVAISKYIITYGGEVDPSDLGHLGVGKFAAEVYALDTETLLWKKWDDGLGSDHHPSPRGWCAFACGQWKGKEGXLVYDGNSSTNDRLGDIHFFTP, from the exons ATGTCTCTGGTTCAAGGCAAATGGATCAAG CTTGATCAAAAGGGGACTGGTCCTGGAGCTAGAAGCTCACATGCCATTACCCTAGTAGGACAGAAGGCCTATGTTTTCGAAGGCGAATTCACGCCACGTGTCCCGGTAGACAACAAGCTCCATGTGTTCGACGTCAAGGAGTAGACGTGGTATGTGATTGAAGGAACCAGAGATGTCCCACCATCATGTGTTGGTGTGACACTAGTAGCTGTTGGAGaaattatttatgtatttggaGGTAGGGATTATGAACATAATGAGCTCTATTCCTTTGACACATCCACACACAAGTGGACTCTAATTTCAAGTGGGGACACCGGGCCCCCTCACCGTAGTTACCACTCAGTCACCTCCGATGACCACCACGTATACATCTTCGGCGGATGTGGTGTTGCCGGCC TCAATGATCTATGGGCCTACAATGTCGTTGATCAAAAGTGGATCCAATACCCAAATCCGGGTGACAACTTGATGGGGAGGGGTGGGGCGGGCCTGCTAGAGGTCCAAGGAAAAATATGGGTTGTGTATGGCTTCGCTGGAGAGGAAGTGGATGATGTACACATCCTTGATCCAGCCCATGGTGAGTGGGCCCAAGTTGAGACAAATGGCAAGAAACCAACGGCTCGAAGCGTATTTTCTACCGTAGCAATCAGTAAATACATAATCACATACGGCGGGGAAGTGGACCCTAGTGACTTGGGCCACTtgggtgttggaaaatttgcagCTGAGGTTTATGCATTGGACACAGAAACATTGTTGTGGAAGAAGTGGGATGATGGTCTAGGCTCAGACCATCATCCCAGCCCTCGCGGATGGTGTGCGTTTGCCTGCGGGCAATGGAAAGGGAAAGAGG CATTGGTGTATGATGGGAATTCATCAACTAATGATCGACTTGGTGATATTCATTTCTTCACTCCTTAA
- the LOC108174041 gene encoding uncharacterized mitochondrial protein AtMg00810-like, with protein METWMKRYTWIFLLDSLALAIWQSMQVEKVPVWIEAITRSMVWQVRSIDEKLWVQANSGNDVKEIQKLQKYLAKEFEMKDLGILKYFLGIEVARSKHGIFLSQNKYVIDLLTKTGMLACKPADTSIEQNHRLGDYPDQVPANKERYQRLVGRLIYLSHTRLDLAYVVSVVNQFMHRPSEAHMDVVQRILRYLKSAPGKGLMFSNHGHQEVEGYTDADWAGSVTDRRSTTGYFTFVGGNLVTWRSKKQHVVARSSVEAEFRGMAHGVQQLLWLKILLRIGFQFYKAIKSLL; from the exons ATGGAGACTTGGATGAAGAGGTATACATGGATCTTCCTCTTGGATTCACTGGCACTTGCGATATGGCAAAGTATGCAGGTTGAGAAAGTCCCTGTATGGATTGAAGCAATCACCAGGAGCATGGTTTGGCAGGTTCGCTCAATCGATGAGAAATTATGGGTTCAAGCAAACTCAG GTAATGATGTCAaggaaattcaaaaacttcaaaagTATCTAGCCaaggaatttgaaatgaaggactTGGGTATTCTGAAATATTTCTTGGGTATTGAAGTTGCAAGATCAAAGCATGgcatttttctttctcaaaacaaatatgtTATAGACTTATTAACTAAGACTGGGATGTTAGCTTGTAAACCTGCAGACACATCAATTGAGCAAAACCATAGATTGGGAGACTATCCTGATCAAGTTCCGGCTAACAAGGAAAGATACCAAAGATTAGTTGGGAGGTtgatttatttgtctcatacaCGACTTGACTTAGCCTATGTTGTAAGTGTGGTGAATCAATTTATGCATAGGCCAAGTGAAGCCCACATGGATGTTGTACAACGCATTCTTAGGTATTTGAAGTCTGCTCCTGGAAAAGGCTTGATGTTTTCCAATCATGGACATCAAGAAGTTGAAGGATAcactgatgcagattgggctgggTCAGTAACTGATCGTAGATCGACTACTGGATACTTTACATTTGTTGGAGGAAATCTAGTTACTTGGCGCAGTAAGAAGCAACATGTAGTTGCTAGATCCAGTGTTGAAGCTGAATTTAGAGGTATGGCACACGGCGTGCAACAATTGTTATGGCTCAAGATTTTGTTGAGAATTGGGTTTCAATTCTACAAAGCCATCAAATCTTTATTGTGA
- the LOC103443062 gene encoding nudix hydrolase 2-like: protein MLMQRLRATTKLLPYLSSADKGSSASSVVAHHHSLTKRPCFGTLSPSSPSLPGFHKDSKDKVPHLIQAMSVSTNSSSVAQQAVPENEVEQVELLAAVDNSYGGVVVDVTEPMDSAVFTSLLQASISQWRQKGKKGVWIKLPIERSNLVDAVVTEGFRYHHAESDYLMLVRWIPETDDRLPANASHRVGIGAFVMNGNREVLVVQELSGRFSNTDVWKMPTGVVNEGEDICEAAVREVKEETGIDTEFVEVLAFRQSHKSFFQKSDLFIVCMLTPTSFDIQLQNLEVKAAQWMPYADYAAQPFVKENKLFDNIAKICLAKSDRDYVGFTTLATTTSSGKSCHLYYNSRDMGNLLATGDPQ, encoded by the exons atgttgatgcaGAGGTTGAGAGCCACCACCAAGCTTTTGCCATATCTTTCTTCTGCAGACAAAGGTTCTTCTGCGTCTTCTGTTGTTGCTCATCATCATTCTTTAACAAAAAGGCCTTGCTTTGGAACTCTTTCACCTTCTTCACCATCCTTGCCTGGCTTTCACAAAG ATTCAAAAGATAAAGTTCCACACTTGATTCAAGCCATGTCGGTTTCAACGAATTCATCCTCCGTTGCACAACAAGCTGTGCCTGAAAATGAAGTCGAACAGGTTGAGTTGCTTGCTGCAGTTGATAATTCATATGGAGGAGTTGTTGTGGACGTGACCGAACCTATGGATTCTGCGGTTTTCACTTCCTTGCTTCAGGCTTCCATATCGCAATGGAGGCAAAAG GGGAAGAAGGGCGTTTGGATCAAATTGCCTATCGAACGGTCAAATCTTGTTGATGCCGTAGTTACG GAAGGATTTAGGTACCACCATGCTGAATCAGATTACTTAATGCTTGTACGTTGGATTCCCGAAACTGATGATAGACTCCCTGCAAATGCTTCGCACAGAGTGGGCATTGGCGCTTTTGTCATGAACGGTAACAGAGAG GTGCTTGTGGTTCAGGAGTTAAGTGGCAGATTCAGCAATACAGATGTGTGGAAGATGCCAACTGGGGTTGTCAATGAA GGTGAGGATATCTGCGAAGCTGCTGTTAGAGAGGTTAAAGAAGAGACAGGAATTGATACAGAGTTCGTGGAGGTTTTAGCATTTAG GCAAAGCCACAAGTCATTCTTTCAAAAGTCAGATTTGTTCATTGTTTGCATGTTGACCCCAACATCGTTCGACATCCAATTGCAGAACTTGGAGGTTAAGGCAGCCCAG TGGATGCCATATGCGGACTATGCAGCTCAACCCTTTGTTAAGGAAAACAAACTCTTTGACAATATAGCAAAAATATGCTTGGCAAAATCGGACAGGGACTATGTCGGTTTTACTACGCTGGCTACAACTACATCCTCTGGAAAAAGTTGCCACCTGTACTATAACAGCCGGGATATGGGAAACCTACTGGCTACCGGTGATCCTCAGTAG
- the LOC139188255 gene encoding nudix hydrolase 2-like, whose amino-acid sequence MPVERSNLVDAAVKEGFRYHHAESDYLMLVRWIPETDDRLPANASHRVGIGAFVMNGNREVLVVLELSGRFSNKTQWYITQKDI is encoded by the exons ATGCCTGTCGAACGGTCAAATCTTGTTGATGCCGCAGTTAAG GAAGGATTTAGGTACCACCATGCTGAATCAGATTACTTAATGCTTGTACGTTGGATTCCCGAAACTGATGATAGACTCCCTGCAAATGCTTCGCACAGAGTGGGCATTGGCGCTTTTGTCATGAACGGTAACAGAGAG GTGCTTGTGGTTCTGGAGTTAAGTGGCAGATTCAGCAATAAAACACAATGGTATATTACACAAAAGGATATATGA